A genomic stretch from Georgenia muralis includes:
- a CDS encoding DUF305 domain-containing protein, translated as MPGTTTLPDDSDEQVGPAAGGARRQGTFVAVAALLVALGAVGGLLTGTRLAPSAATPAEGSADAGFARDMRVHHLQAVEMGVLVREATEDAEVRQLALDIVLTQQQQAGQMHAWLETWGLPQSGPAEPMAWMTGHGDHGAAPDGLMPGMATRDELTALAEADGAEAERIFLGLMIPHHEAGVEMAEAAVDLAEQDVVRDLAGAIVTAQEAELTVLREMLDARGGAPTEG; from the coding sequence ATGCCAGGCACCACGACGCTGCCCGACGACTCGGACGAGCAGGTCGGACCGGCCGCGGGCGGAGCGCGTCGCCAGGGCACGTTCGTCGCCGTCGCCGCGCTGCTGGTGGCGCTCGGCGCGGTGGGCGGGCTGCTCACCGGCACCCGGCTCGCACCGTCGGCGGCGACCCCGGCGGAGGGGTCGGCCGACGCCGGGTTCGCCCGGGACATGCGGGTCCACCACCTCCAGGCCGTCGAGATGGGGGTGCTTGTGCGTGAGGCGACCGAGGACGCTGAGGTGCGCCAGCTCGCGCTCGACATCGTGCTCACCCAGCAGCAGCAGGCCGGGCAGATGCACGCGTGGCTCGAGACGTGGGGCCTGCCGCAGTCGGGCCCGGCGGAGCCGATGGCGTGGATGACGGGACACGGCGACCACGGCGCCGCCCCCGACGGGCTCATGCCGGGCATGGCGACCCGGGACGAGCTCACCGCGCTCGCCGAGGCCGACGGTGCGGAGGCGGAGCGGATCTTCCTGGGCCTGATGATCCCGCACCACGAGGCCGGTGTGGAGATGGCCGAGGCGGCGGTGGACCTGGCCGAGCAGGACGTCGTGCGCGACCTCGCGGGCGCGATCGTCACCGCCCAGGAGGCCGAGCTGACGGTGCTGCGCGAGATGCTCGACGCCCGCGGCGGCGCACCGACCGAGGGCTGA
- a CDS encoding DUF3105 domain-containing protein, translating to MSSRKVDAKDRAAQVAAMRAEQQRRDRRQRNVIVGGAAGLSLALVAAVAVPLVNASRERAAVEAAANAPIDGVEEFTELTSNHVETAVAYEPLPPVGGDHNPAWLNCGVYTEPVPNENAVHSLEHGAAWITYDPDLPAEQVEVLTDLVEGEAYGLLSPGEADMPAPVVASAWGIQLQVEDAGDERLEVFLERYLQGAQTPEPGAACFGGVGTPA from the coding sequence GTGAGCAGCCGCAAGGTGGACGCCAAGGACCGCGCGGCCCAGGTGGCCGCCATGCGGGCGGAGCAGCAGCGCAGGGACCGGCGCCAGCGCAACGTCATCGTCGGTGGTGCCGCGGGGCTGAGCCTCGCCCTCGTCGCGGCGGTCGCCGTCCCGCTCGTCAACGCCTCGCGGGAGCGCGCCGCCGTCGAGGCCGCGGCGAACGCGCCGATCGACGGCGTCGAGGAGTTCACCGAGCTCACCTCGAACCACGTCGAGACGGCCGTGGCGTACGAGCCGCTGCCGCCCGTCGGCGGTGACCACAACCCTGCGTGGCTCAACTGCGGGGTCTACACCGAGCCCGTCCCGAACGAGAACGCGGTGCACTCCCTCGAGCACGGCGCCGCGTGGATCACCTACGACCCCGACCTCCCGGCCGAGCAGGTCGAGGTTCTCACCGACCTCGTCGAGGGAGAGGCGTACGGCCTCCTCAGCCCGGGTGAGGCGGACATGCCCGCCCCGGTGGTGGCCAGCGCGTGGGGTATCCAGCTCCAGGTCGAGGACGCGGGCGACGAGCGGCTCGAGGTCTTCCTCGAGCGGTACCTCCAGGGCGCGCAGACGCCCGAGCCCGGCGCCGCCTGCTTCGGCGGCGTCGGGACGCCCGCCTGA